Part of the Sebastes umbrosus isolate fSebUmb1 chromosome 3, fSebUmb1.pri, whole genome shotgun sequence genome is shown below.
ctgcttgggccgaagtcgataacgttactcacacCCCTgtcaccgccgctctctctctcttgcttcaccactcacttcccacatacacacacgcgtTTTTGCGTCGACCACCGTacttctccaacacgcttgggacacgggagaggcttcagttggttgcaatctccttaGACAAtgctgcttttttgacaatgtATCTTGAATATCTTAAGTGACAAAATATTACGTTTGAGCATTACAGGCTTATTATGACACACAGCTCTTCCTAATACTAGTGAAATATagctcaaaatgtgttttgtgcacATTTGCCTCATCAGTTCgttagcttgcttccatggTTGAGAAGGCGGTGTTTGTGTGCCAATTTGTTAcatatgtggcaacggggtgttgaaatgggccgtggacgggatcacaccggccaaaacaaaaacagacgtcccggaccggaatggaaatttcaaaggaaaACATGCTGACTGTAGTattgttgtcagagaagccagtatttcaatatAAACACGTAAAATACgtattgttcctttaagtacaagGCCACATTCTATATCTTTTTATAGTTAAACAAAGCccttgaaaagactaaaaccatCAATGCAGTAGTCTGTTTTTTATCCCAACTTCTCCAGCTCGTCTGCGGCCCCAAACCCATTTCtttcctactgaagatgtatttatatttttaaagaagGGCTCAATGATTTCCTAAACCAGGTGGGAACTGTAGTTTTTTGCAAACGTCACTCAATCAGGAGTAAACTGTGTATTTATTGAGGATTATTTTCCACCACAAATTTGCTGCACTAGTAATTATTTATATGTTATTTACAACAacaggacgtgtgtgtgtgggattgacTCCAAATAATGATCCCATACAGTTCCCTGATTCATGGTAataaaggaacatgtcacccagtgcaacagtttAGGGCCGcacctaacgattattttcttgattaatggattagttgtttggtctatatcataaaatggtgaaaaatgtcaatcagtgtttccaaaagcccaagatgacgtcctcaaatatcttgttttgtccacaactcaaagatattcagtttactgtcatagaggagtaaagaaaccagaaaatattcacatttaagaagctggaatcagagaatatagactttttatttcttaaacattgactcaaacagattaagattaacattaacatttgaagacgtcactttgGGAAACAGTGATgggcttttttaaaatgttttgacattttatagactaaacaacgTATTGATTGATCAAGAAGTTGGCTAGTTcgtaactaatcgattagtcgttgCAGTTCTTTAAACAGTGTggttcattgatgtgttttaatagttttggagatcaatggagctctatggcacagaggaataatatatatcaggctttggacAACTCATgcttagttttgtgtgtttttattggatttatGAAgagtaagaaaaatatagaatatctcCTTGCACAGACTGATGAAGCCAGCGATGTTACAGATCCCACGTGTGAATTATGTGTTCTTATTTGTGTCACAGAGAGGGCTCCAGTCtgcaggaggtggtggagaagCAGGCCGACCTGATCGAGTACCTGAAACAGCACAACATCTTACTGAGCAAGAGGCTGCTCAACCTCACCGCACAGCACTGACCACagtccgtcctcctcctcctcctcctcctcctcctcctccctgtgaACCAGAGCCCCATCATCTTAACACTCGGCTCTCTTCACACAAAGGAGAGGGGGGATCTGTGGGTTTGAAAGAGACGCCGAGGAGTCAGAAGAAACACTGGATAAAAGACTAAAAGTAAGGAGATCCCTGTGCACACAAGCACTTGCACGCACAGACTTAAGACGGGAGGGCTTCTGCAAGAGGCACCTGAGATGGACGGATAACGCAGGAGGAGGTGAGCTGTAAGTGGAGGACAgttaaagaggaggaggaggaggaggaggaggaggaggagaggagtcgtGGGTCACAGATCAGAGGTGAGGGGTTTTTATCACCGCATTACGACCCCCGGTGACCCACGTATGCCGCCGCTTGTGTTACtgagagaaacagaagaagaggTGAAACTGTTTTAAAGATCATCTGCACTAAGGAGGAGCTAAAAGAGGGAGAGTTGTCAAACTAAAGAAAGAGATCGTGTAACGCTGTAAAAGTGCTATTTTATCTGTCTGGATGTATAAATGCTTTGTTTGGTAGCAGTTTTTTCTATCCGTTCAATCACtgattttgtgtatttgtgatcACGTTCCAATAAATCTGTAATATAcacctttttctttatttaatttatgtttaagCCTTTTCAGGAGTGACGATGCTTCAGTGAAACCCAAGTAAGTGACTGcaggtttgtgtttattttgtacaTTGTTCTGTAAGAGCTAAAAGAGAAGAGCCCAAACAATAGAGTGTCAACAGTAGCCGGTTTGAACGTCTTTTCCCGCCCTCACCTTTTCTGTGTTAAATTTCAACAGTCACGGGAATCTGCGTTAACGAAATATCGGGGTCATCATCCGAGCCCTCTGTGTTTGCTCCCATTGTGATTTCTTTATGCTTCGGCGTCCGTAACTCCACAGGGAGCGCCTGCGTTTACGACTCCTTTCCCATGTGGCTTCTCCTGTGAGTGCTGCAGGTATCAGTAGCCATGTTTGATCTCAGGCTTTTAggttacacatttacagatataTTGTTTTACTCTGTCCTTCCTAAAAGCATCCCAAatttaaatggagtctggtttaAAGCCTGGATTTACCATCAATCCTCAAAGTTGCCACATTTATTTGGACCCGTTgtgaagtaaaaaacaaaacactacactgataaatttttttttattaaaaagtttaaaatgtaattcaatAAACATTTGAAGTGCATACATGCATTATAAACACTTTGTAGGAATACTGTGAGGATTCATCGTAGCTGCAGTCACTAAGATGATTCCAGCTCTTTGGTCCGTAGCTTTTAAAGTTGAGTGTTGAATATACTTGATGATGTAGCTCCTTCTCCATTTTTTCTCGTTCAGTATTAGCTTTAGAGGACGAAGAGGGCTTGCAGCTGGGATCTGTGTCCACCAGGATGCCAAAACATTGCATGGTTTCTATTTTGATGGGAATGGAGACAGTTTCTTGTAGCTCTCTTGCAGTCTTTAGTTAGCATGTTCATGGTGTCTCCTCCACTTTTACAATCTATCCACGGTGTTTGGGCCGCACTCTGCAGTTGCTTCATATtcacatttctctcctcaggtCACCCTCATTCTTGTGCTTCAACCTGTAatggaaaaacacaaattagTGCCTTGCTAAAGAGTTCAGGGTAAGACAAAAACAGCTTTAAGTAACTGTACAGGAGTCCTAAaatctcccccctctctccaccCAAACACTCCTCATGGCACTAAAGCCTTCCTCTTCATCGTTAGTGAGATTTATGTCTCCCCTCTGCACTCCTGTTCTGCGTGAATACACACCTCTGCCACTAATCACACGCACACCTCCTTAACTGCCACCTGCCGGTTCCTTCCAACTTTGTTTTGTTCCAGATATCACACAGCTCGGCTCAtaaccttattttttttaactctgaAACACATGTCTTACCTTAGGGGAAGGGTACTCTGGAGTGGAGAGGCAGGCAGCGTCTGTGTGGGCAGTGATGCCTGTGGTATCTTCTCCGTAGGTTCAGGaaatctgaaagaaaaagaggataAACTGGATAAGCTGATTGTTTTATAACAGAGATAACATTTGTATAGCATACAATATTATGTAAGTTAAGACTGCTGGCATGAATTAACTGCTTATCAGATTTGATTTCAGGTGTAAAAGTCCTTTTTAAACTGGATTTATGTCTGCAGGTGGACCCCggcatatagatagatagatagatagtaactttattgatcccgagggaaattcaagtttccagaatcacagttccatagtgcaaaacatgttagtaaaaaggcagtaaaaaagttagtagtgcaaagtacaaaaaaatataccagatataaaaatacaaggagatgaagaaaacttaaaactgAATATTGTGCAaggtaacaactgtgatacaggactattaaaaaagtaaatatagtgcagaagagactgtaaaaacaaaatatagtgCAGTATAACTCCAGTAGCCTAGTCtactgtatgcattattatcaccTGACAGATTTAATTAATCCCAAATGGAGGAAAATAACTATTTAGCACCAAAACACCTCCTACAGTCGATATATTTTCTAAgtaagtatatttttttaaagcctaattATGTCCTAACTTTATCCTCTGTCGACCAATAGATAAGCCCATTATTGTTTGACCCCCTTTCTAATAAACTAGGACGCACAGACCTAACACATGATTATTTTTAAACCTCCCCTAATAAATCCACTTTGACTCCTCCTGTGGTTCACAGACTGATCAGCCAAGCCCAGGAAGAGATAAACAGCCAGATGACTTTATgactccctcctcttcctcctcttcctccccctcctccccatgCCTGAAGGGAGTCTTCTTCTTTACACTTGGCACTGCTACTCCATGTCATGTTAATAGAGCTCTTGGTATTTGCATGGCGTTTTAACACCGTGCTTAACAAAAGCTCGACGGAGCGCCTTCCAGCCGGACAAAGAGACTCTACTGGGGTCGCTGCTGTGAGATGATCCCCCTCCGGcgctcctcttcatcctctccatcatcatcacatgAACCGCATCACGACCGCAACCCTCTCTGTGTTTAACTACTGTATCCCTCCGCCAAAGATAACCACCACCTGTTACATCAGGCAGGAGCAGTCTGCTGTTACAGTTAGCAAAATATTAAACTGTTGATCCTTTAACCTCCTGGGAACTGAGTAAAAAAAGAGTCTTCCAGTtgcttttttgtgtgatttctttcctatttagggttaaaagattaaaagaaaatcttaacaatttaggctttttttaaactttattttttattttacagcatgtcCACTGTATAGTGGACCACAGGaccatttagcaaaaaaaaaatatctttttatcCTTTAACCTCCTTGgaactgagtaaaaaaagtcttccaattactttttttgtgtgatttccttcctatttagggttaaaagaaaatcttacaatttaggctttttttaaactttattttttattttacagcatgAACCACTGTAGTGGACCACAGGaccatttagcaaaaaaaaaaatatcttttgatCCTTTAACCTCCTGGGAACTGAGTAAAAAAAGagtcttccaattacttttttttgtgatttcctttCTATTTAAGgttaaaagattaaaagaaaatcttaacaatttaggctttttaaactttattttttattttacagcatgtcCACTGTATAGTGGACCACAGGACTATTTTTTCAGtgtaaaaaaagattaaaaaatgaacagattatggctttagagtgatattaaaccaagaatacgtTCAACATTcaactttttatgtttttttatttttttcccactcacaatgttgtttggttacgattgcccagaagtctttatagatatttaaataaatgtcctcTTCACAAACagtaaccatacacttccacgcaacacacacacacacttatcttttttgatatatttactgtattgttattgttgttattatatatatcttgtcctaattgttttgttatcactaattgtagtcataatatttctttatattaatcttgtctctaggtggaggcttcagataagctcagtggatttttttgcctattcctgcactgtatattattcttttcttttttttttgttatgttgtatagtcttgaattgtgcaaaacaaataaactaaaaaactaaaaaacttgattaaaaaaaaaacacatgccatatcactggaaagcccatgatgtcctctttacaatacaccagaGGTTAATAGAGTAGGTCAAAGGAGTAaaaggatatgcatgtggacaaaatgtccactacagaggacacatgtcaatgggctgggtctcaggaggatatatAGGGAGTTTGGTTGGTTTTGGttgagaaaatataaaataatcatCATTAAAAACCACCACAAGTTAGTTACACTAGTGCTGCATTCATGGCATGCTGGTAAAATGGTAAGAGCAGGGGAAAACCCTTTTGTTAAACGCATTCATTCAAggtaattaacacattatagtCATGTTTTCACCCCAGATGAATGGAAATTAAGTccaaagtagtaattttatcgTGTTACATAGTTAAATATTACATATCAGCTCTTTTGCTGTTCTGTTGTTGGCAATTTCGTAGTGCCACTTTTCATGGTAACGGTTTTTCCAACTATTTTTCGTATTAACGGACTGTAAGACAGCTCATGAACGCACCATATATTAAGTGATTAATTGACGGGGCGTTTAAAGTTAATTGTATCTCGGTTATATCATTAccacagccaaaaaaacaaagacttaataagtttatttatttattttttaagtttgtaGTCAGTTAATGTGTAATATTTTTAAAGGTTGCAAAAAGACAGTTGCATTTTTCATAGGAAAAACCAGTTACAGTAACAAAgagaatataatttatttattcttcccTGCATGTGGTCACATCATGAATTGCCTAGGCTATTGATTTTGATGTGCCTCATATATGGAAACACAAGCAAGAATTGCtagatatataaaatattatttttctttagtaCTAATTACCAAGTcagtttacatttttcaaagcaAAGCATGACATTTctgctttctgttttttaaagtgaGATTATAGTTTTCATTTCACACTTATTAAATAGTTGTATACTTGCTTTCTGAAactaatatatactgtatgtatgtcaaACAGAGATATTTTTCCAGTATTCCTTTGAAATTTAAGAATATTTGTCGATTTTTTTGCAGGTCTTTTTCACCAGCGAGAGTTAAGCTAGTTAACTTTGCTAGAAAGAAGCCTAAACACTGTTTCTATGGTTACCTGCAGTTTAATGTATAGGCCTACACTGCCCAGTGATTTATAACAGCTCTTTGACCTGCTGGGGCTATGTTTGAACTGTGACCCCAAGGACACCTGCAGGACCAGTCTGAACACCTGGACAGTAAAAGTTTTGGGATGCTTACCTGGTCTGGCGGAGGAGACTTGTGTTACCACGGCTACCAGCAGCAGGAGCACGTAGAGCAGGTTGAAGATCCTCATGGCTGTGCAGCAGATATCTTCTTCTTCAAGAGGTGAGTTAATGACACACAAGTCTGGAGAGTCTTGATGACTCTGAGCTGGTCTGATGATGCTCAGTGTGATggttcttctccttcttctctctgcttctctgtttAGGTCCTGAAGGGCCCACCACGGGAGGATCCAGCAACCCAGAAGAAGGACCTCTCTTCTCTCAGGATAAAACAAGTATGTCCCTGATGAGGAATGCCTGTGTCcaaagtgtctgtgtgtccagTGAGAGTGTGATTGTCTCTATATCTGAGAGGCAAAGTGACAAAGGTGCTTCTCCCCCCACCTCCTTTATACAGCCTTTTTAGAGGGAGGCGGGAGTATTGGGGTGGGGGTGTAGCTCCCACAGCCGCCCCCACCTCatcccctgacacacacacacacacacacacacacacttaagcaTTGCACATATTGACCCCACATGTAGAGGGTAATTCAAATGACAGGAAGCCCCCTCCTTATACCCTCCAACTGCCCCCTTGAACACACGCTACTCCTGCATGCAAGTTGTGCAtacatggatgtgtgtgtgtacgtgtgcatCTGATTGTAATATTTAAGGAAGCAGGCATTGTTGATTTATCACTTATAACATCAAAGATTTAAAGAGCTGTTGAAAGTAGCAGGCTCTTTAAGACCGAGAGGAGAGCCAGATCCCTCCACCCTCCTTCCGTTGTCCCCTACCCCCGCACTGAGCTgaggacatacacacacacacacacacacacacacacacacacatctggggcttttgggtggtggtggggtggtattggtggtggggtggagggggggtgtTTGCACAGAGCATTTTGGGGCCGGGGTCCTGATTGAATGAATGATGCACTGGACTAACAATACTCGAAGaagtctgtctgactgtctgtctgtcggggATGCCATctactgtctgtgtctgtctgcgtgAATGTCTATGTGGGGAGGGTGTGTTTGTAGTTGAATGGATAAAACTGtatcttctgtatttttcttaaaaagcaAGTCATTAGTGTGACTGTTTTTTGAGAATTCTGTTTTGTAGGGAAGTCTCGTCTGTAAA
Proteins encoded:
- the apela gene encoding apelin receptor early endogenous ligand → MRIFNLLYVLLLLVAVVTQVSSARPGKHDFLNLRRRYHRHHCPHRRCLPLHSRVPFP